The following proteins are co-located in the Leptidea sinapis chromosome 30, ilLepSina1.1, whole genome shotgun sequence genome:
- the LOC126973712 gene encoding uncharacterized protein LOC126973712: MRVLVAYLATASLFRTARSQPILCKFDAQCQSGFYCVPEVYVCMKCLNCEQLKRDPPLGPPSCIKSVSECGECFKGLMKDLRGDVNSECVVGEARGPESLPYYVWVGIGAALLILALLVCFVVNMLRNNSTFKIRASTRTSVQSPCNRNGVTASAPELPPPYNAHYTPVRPSSPPPPEQDAQEDVSWGFVKRAPSTRVREARESAGSQAARVYNNPNYVRGPHLASNLPPSYDGDGSAAMDEELDMVLAHDEDTVESTWTPAGDHDLLSDNHNGTVATSTELSSQLAAARTSTLLTTHCASQDSNNNRSSSEGFGGESSSGPSNTVPAFIIKVVQNINTMQQQRQ, encoded by the exons GGTTCTGGTGGCCTACTTGGCCACCGCCTCCTTGTTCAGGACGGCACGCTCGCAGCCCATCCTGTGTAAGTTCGACGCCCAGTGCCAGAGTGGGTTCTACTGCGTGCCCGAAGTCTATGTCTGCATGAAGTGTCTCAACTGCGAGCAGCTGAAGCGAGATCCCCCACTGGGACCGCCTTCCTGTATTAAATCTGTCTCCGAGTGTGGAGAATGCTTTAAGGG ATTGATGAAGGATCTGCGTGGTGATGTGAACTCGGAGTGTGTGGTGGGGGAGGCCAGAGGGCCGGAGTCGCTGCCGTATTACGTGTGGGTGGGCATCGGCGCCGCGCTGCTCATCCTGGCGCTCCTGGTGTGCTTCGTGGTCAACATGCTGCGGAACAACTCCACCTTCAAGATACGTGCCT CGACCCGTACGTCGGTGCAGTCTCCGTGCAACAGGAACGGTGTGACGGCGAGCGCGCCGGAATTACCGCCGCCGTACAACGCGCATTACACGCCCGTGCGGCCATCATCACCGCCGCCGCCCGAACAAGATGCGCAGGAAG atGTGTCGTGGGGATTCGTGAAGCGAGCTCCATCGACGCGGGTGAGAGAGGCGCGGGAGTCTGCCGGCAGCCAGGCCGCGAGGGTCTACAATAACCCCAACTACGTGCGGGGCCCGCATCTAGCTTCCAACCTACCGCCAAG TTACGACGGTGACGGGTCGGCAGCGATGGACGAGGAGCTTGATATGGTGCTGGCACACGATGAGGACACCGTGGAGAGCACGTGGACTCCCGCCGGAGATCACGACCTGCTCAGCGACAACCACAA CGGTACCGTGGCCACATCCACAGAACTGTCGAGCCAGCTCGCGGCTGCCAGAACCTCCACCTTGCTGACTACACACTGCGCGTCCCAG GATTCAAATAACAACAGGAGTAGTAGCGAGGGCTTCGGTGGTGAGAGCAGCAGCGGCCCGTCCAACACTGTGCCTGCCTTCATCATCAAAGTGGTTCAGAACATCAACACGATGCAGCAACAGAGGCAATAA